CCTTTCCCTACTCACACACCCCATGACACATCATTATTGATAAACACATCTTACATGTTGACACCTCTTCCCCTTAGATAATGTCCTTTGATGATTCTAGATGCATGATGACTTTTGAGGCAAAAGTGAATTTAATACCTGCCTAAGTTACCTCATTGCTCTatcattttggcttgatttttcaTGTATTTATATTGTGATCAAGTATTGTACATCAATTGTTGAGTTGTGGATTGTTGTTTCCTGCATAGTTAAATCCATTGATTTACACGCAACACCTAGCTCGTGACTAGACAAATATTAGGTGTAATTACGAAGCTAAGGAAGCAAAACTATCACAATACCATCATCTTGCATTACAATTACTGAACTCTTTTGATACATACTTCATTAATGTTATTTGATGAAAGGACAATAGACATGTAGATGCCATGCTAAATGTGACTTCTTTGATGAGCATGGGAGATAGAAGTCCTCAATTTAGTCTTGTTAAATGTCGATTAAAGCAACCAACTATTCATGATACATCTTGCATGGTTGCCATATAATAGCTAAGGACTAGTTTCACGACATAAATTTACTTAGATTTGGGGCATTCCAACCCTAATTTTTTTAGAATTCCTAAATTTTCAATTGTAAACATACAACCAAATATCTAGTAATTTCGAGGATCCTTTATCAACAAGGTTTTAATAGCTTATTACTTCAATGATTTAGAATACTCAAAAGTCCATTACCCTTCAAGAGTTCATTGTTGGAgcaaaatgaaaaataataatatttaaaataggGACAAAATGTAGAGGTGGAAATTGCATACCGTGCCATTTTCCATTTAATTTTATGTTCATTTTGAGAGAATGTCTTGATACATGCACATATCATTAAATACCATAATATTGTGAGAAGTAGTGTTCATTCCCCTAGTCATTGCCTATCCTTATACACACATGCTAGCATATCTAGCCCCTCCTTATCTTTATATGCACATATTCTTTTACATTTACCTAGACCATGTATTTATTATGCCTATTTGTAAATTTGTCCCATATTATCATTAACTACCGAGATTTGATCATTTGACCTCCTTTGCTCATTTTAACAATTGCAAGGATGACTTCATGGTTGTGGACTTGATCCTTACCTTCTCAAAATTCAAGCGTTAATTTTAGCTAATTGTTGCCCTTTATCTTCTCTCCTTGAGCCACCTAAGTATATGATTTGTGAAATTTGATTACGTGTGCTACTATTTAAATCACCCCCTTGCATTTGTTTTACATCTCATCTTCTAAGCTTATTTATATATTATTCAAATCTAGGGAAGGAAATACTTTAGTTTTGTGTTCTAAAATGAACCTAGATTTGTGGATTCATTATAGAAGGATTTACACATTTTTAAGGGTTGAACAATGAGAGTGCATCCCTTAGTGACGTATTTATATCCCTTAAAGGTATTTTAATATATAAGTAGTCTATAGGTCAatgctaagagatttccacaatccataatataGAATAAGAAtagtttttggattcaattgtgaaTAAAAGTAGTCTATAGGTGTAAAAAGGATAAAGCAAACAAAACCGAGTCAAACAAGTCAAAGGggtgaaatataaacaatataatattatatctaAACGGAGAGGACGAACATGTGACTATAGACTAGACCTAGACCAATGGACTTAATCTCAACAGAAGCCCAAATTCAATGTAAGATTCACGACACTTTATTTATAAAAAGATGACTTTCAAgacaaatacaatcaaaatttaaaattgatttttaatgATAATTAAATTTGAATCATTAAATCAAATACATTTAAACTAATTCTAAAATACACTAATCTAAACATTTtacaaattaatatataattatttataaaaatCTTATTAGTTTGAACTAAATCATATTAGAGAAATCCTTTACAATTACATAAAAAACTAATTTATATATTTGTAATCTTATAAgagttaatatattaatatattctaATCAtgtaatagtttatttatttatttataataaaaactattatttatttatttataataaaaactaTTTTGAGTAAAACGTCATGATTGAGGTACAAAATTATGCTCATACATCCATTGACTTTTGGAGCGCCATATTAATGATAAGTCTCATTTATCTAAGCTTATGGTTTTGCGTTGaaagattattttatttaatattattttaattttttattctatcataatattataataatgttTTTTGTGTGATCTTAAGGTTGGGAATTATATTGTGGATGTATTGAAATTTTGTTTTCTAATATTTTATTGTTGATATAAAGTAAtaaaagaatatgaatgatgaagaaaTTGGGAAATGATGGTGAccacaaaaataattaataattataaatattctttttaatttctttattccATCATAATGTTATAATAATGTTTTTTGTGTGGTTTTAAAATTGGGAATTGTATTTGTGGATTTATTGAAATTTGGTTCTCTAATCTTTTATTGTTGACATAAAGTAATAAAAGAAAGTGTGAATGATGAAGAAATAGGGAAATAATGGTGAccacaaaaaataattaataattataaatattttttaaattttttattctatcaaaatgttataatattgtttttttaTGTGGTCTTAAATTTGGGAATTATATGTGTGGATTTATTGAAATATTGTTCTTTAATATTTTATTGTTGTCATAAAGTAATAAAAGAATGTGTGaatgatgaagaaataaggaaaTGATGGTGACCACAAAAATAATTAATGATTAACAAGCTAAAAAGTGGTTATGGCACACAACAAAGAGAATAGAAAAAATGGGGAGGGAGGGAATGGATAAAAATGATGGGAAATTATAGGTGAGAATGTGAGAGTTGTACAAGAGATATAGGAGTCAAATAGGGGTGACATTAGTTTTTCTTAATAAATATtatgaaaaatttaaattttaaatatcattttaGTTAAggatatattaatttatatattggTTTTTATTGTTTAATATATTTACAATGATAAGAATGTTTAAACAAAGATTGTTCAATCATTGCAATTATTAACATCTTTTAGACATCTATTTAATAGATATTAAAATTTTTATACAATGTAATAGTTTTATTTCTTGAAATTACATTTACATCATAATTTTATGAGTTTCAATACTATTAAGGTATATACTTTACATTAAAAAATAGATCTTTAGACCATTAATGCTCAATTTCTCAGTATGATCTATCTTTAACTTTGATTAAAACTTAAGAAATCATTTATCCACTTTATAAGTAAGAAAGATGATACTAAGAGAAAACATATTACATCACACCAGGTAAATGATAGAAGGAATATTAGACCTATATTAAATGATTTCAGTGAATCTTGTATTGGAATTGGACACATCTCTCACAAATGTGTAAAATGATTAACTTTGGTGATTTGATCCTTAAGAATATATAAAGAAAGTGTCCTTGAAAAAAAGTTCAACCAAATAAAAATTCCAAGTCAACAAAATTATTAAATGTGACAATTTTCAATGCCCTTGATAAACAATTCTTGTGGGCAATGTTAGAAAACACATAACAAGTCTACATGCCCATATggtagcttgttgtttcttcaactaCATGAATAAACTTATGTGTATCCAACATCCTAAAATGCAATTTGATATGTTTTCCATTTCCTAATAAAACACAATGACTAGTTTGAAGGAGATGATACAAATCCAATTTAAGTTTTTACCATCTATTTTATAAGTTACATTATcaaattatatttaatttcatattATAAGTTtaaatcaaatagatgaatatagataaactaaaagtaaacattgattcttaaaaatatatataaaaacacaatcaaaacagtttgaaaaaaatattaaatttgattaaatcaaaattaacctaaactaaaaatatattaaaaaaggcAATTTTTAACCTTACATATTtacatttattttaaataatttatataaaaacATGAAAGATAAGTAACTAGTTCTATTGAAACTTGAAATTGAAGTTATGGGTGTGCCCACATGCTAGCTTGTTGTTACTTATGTCATATTAACATACCTATATTTTAATAAATCTAAGTAAAATATGTTgagaaataaattaaaatatatttaacattcataaatatttaatattgtcTATAATATATAGAAAACTAAAACAATTGTAAtaaaattcttttcctttttctaattgaattattaaattattatgtaATAGTTACGTCCTTATtaaatgatatatacaaaattaaaacaattaatttatttttttctttcttctaatTCTTATTAGAAATTCAATATCTAAAatacattaaatgaataaatctctAGGAAACAAAAAATTTTTGAAAGAAACTCATTACTAGAGCTCAACCATTAATTCCATTTCTTAAATAAATTTATAGTTTGTGCATAGTTTCATTTCTCTTAAGTAAAGCTACAACtcaaaatttattttgatagaGGCATGTTAACTCTAAAAAATAATGGTAAATTTCAATCAATAATTCATCCATTAATTCCATTTCTTaaataaatctataatttgtgCATTAATTTGATTGTTTTTGAGTAAATCTATAGCTCAAAATTTAATTCTAGAGGGACATGTTAACTCTCAAAAATAAGGAACGACTTAAATCACACACcctaagcttacacttctaggtTTAAAAGTGTTTAACACTAGAGTTGagtgacattttctaggcttaatatgttgtttaacgtgtgtggtcacactaagaatacaaacaacttaaatcacacacactaaactttgacttctaggcttaaaagtgttaaacatggTGGGAATGTAACTTCCCAACCTCAATGTCTACAATCATGTATTGAATATTGATGAATAGACAATTCTCCCTGCTTTTTGGTGGATGTAGTCAGTTATGGTGGACCACGTAATTCGTTGTGTATTGTGTTTATTTTCTGTTTGTTTTCATTTTAGTTTAGTTGATTATATGTTTTTCTTTGCTCGTTGaaattaacaattggcatcagagacCCTTGTCGCCGCTCTCTCAGAGGCAACACAAAACTCAACACATTGCTGCCCACAACATGTTGGGCTTCTTCCATGGACTTGTCGTTGCCTTCTTCCTTGGACTTCTTAGAATGAACAACCTCATGTAATTTTTGCTTCGACTCTATATACTTAATGgataatttctttgaaattttttctttaTCCATCAATTGTTTCTTCACATTCTTCAGCTTGATCCGAAGCTCAGATTCTCTGAAGAGAGCATTTTGCAAATCTTCTTGAAGAGCCAATAATTTGGCTTTTGAATTACTATAATTATTTTCCACAGCCGTTACAAGATTTTCAAACTCAAGATGCCTGTCAATCGATATATCTTCACGATTACCGATATTTACTTTGGGTCCATTTAAGCTTTCCATTAGTTCTTTTTCCCTTTGTCTTGACGAAGTTTCAATCTCTAAAATTCTTGTCAAAGAATTTTCCATAAAATAGAATAGATTCGTGAGGAAAAAATTCTCCTTCTTTAGTCTCATAATTTTTTCCTCTTGGTAGCTTTCAgcatcatatgtctcatcttcttcaagctccTCTTCACTCACCTCAATGTCCTCTTCATCAACCAGATCCTCCTCatttttccagccatcccaccaatgtatgtGGCGTTTCGTTTCAGCTTTCACTTGCACAACACCACTCTCCAAGAATTCTAAATTATCAAGAAATTCTTCCATGATGGAAtcagcttcatcttcttcttccatctctactCAATCCAACCatgggtctgataccaattgttaatttaaATGAGTAGAAGAAAACATAGAATCAACTAAACTAAAATGAAAACAAACAGAAAATAAACACAACACATAGCAAATTACGTGGTTCACCATAATTGACTACATCCACCTAAAAGTAGGGAGAACTATCTATTAATCAATATTCAATACATGACTATACACATCTATTTATACATTCACATTCAGCTGTGAATCAAAGAGTTGAGAAGACGAATGTGACCGTTAGGCTACACATTCCCAACaaaacactcaaaattgactgacattctctagatTTAATATATTGTTTAGTGTGTGTAATTTAAGACTGTCCCAGAGAAAATTTAAATATCAACTGACTTTGATTAATATTTCAAACAAATAACATTAtaaacaaagaatctagtgtttcTGAGGTAACTAATGTGTCCCTTTAATAATTCAGCACAATTTTATAAAAACACGTAACGTGTCTACGTGCCTACATGCAAGCTCGCTGATAATTGAACCACATGAATACACTACGTGTATCCATTACAATGCGGCACTTGACGATGGAGAAAACAAGCTCAAAATGTCTCGAATCTACCATTTCTATATACATCAAAGTTAGCAAGCTGACCTGCTTTCACTAGGACGTTTTCCTCATGTATTTGTAGATTCAATACCTATAAATTCCAGTTCGCCCACTTCATTCATGTTTGTTTAAGATCTTCAAATCTCTGCATTCAGAAAACTTGCTGAAATCTCTGCCCTCAAAACCTATAAATCTCTGCCCTCAAAACCTATAAATCCCAATTCGCTCAATTCATTCATGTTTGTTTGAGATCTCCAAATCTCTGTACACAGAATACTTATTGAAATCTCTGCATTCAAAACCTATAAACTCCAATTCGCCCACTTCCATTAGTTCAAATTTGTACAATGATGAAAGAAATCGAAAATGGAgtagaagaggaagaggaggagccTCTGCCATTGTGGGCTCTCAATCATGTGTCTCTGCTATGCACATCAGTGGTGGACTCAATGGAATTTTATCAGAAAGTTTTGGGATTTGTGCCCATCAAAAGACCAGGGACCTTCAACTTTGGTGGAGCTTGGTAAAGTTTATTTCTTCATTACAATCCTCTGTTGGTCATCTCTGTCTTTCTCAACTGTCATATCTTCAATACATATAGTGTGTTCTTTGGTAGTATAGTTCAGGCATATTTGTTCATATAAATTCCTAGAGGTCACTCCTTTCTTGGGCATTGTACTACATTAATATCTGTGCATATCTTCTAGAGATCACTATTTGAGGGGGCACATGCTTTAAAggccacctatttttcttttgcaatATATCTAAAATGAAGATAGTGTCATATATTATGGAGACCATCCATATTTCTATAAATAGAGGTACAAATGTTTAGATTTCATCTATATTTCCTTGTacagtatatttaattaatatatgtaCAGATATCTATGGGATCACCCATTTCTTGTGCACTATACTCAATGAGTATACACAAATGTTCTAGAGCCCATCCATATCACCCATTTCTTGTGTACTATACTCAATGTGTATACACGTTCTAGAGCTCACCCATTTCTTTGATTCTACAAATGAATCATTATAGACCGCCGATTCCATGGTGCATAATTCTTCATGACTACATGTACACATGAGTTTTATATATGCTTACATGTTCTAAGGCATTTTTCCCTCTTTCTTGGCTATATTGTTGTAGGCTATTCAACTATGGCGTGGGTATTCACTTGGTAGAATCTAAAAAGCCTGACTTCCCTCCAAAGAAGGAGTTGAAtcccattgacaatcacatatcATTTCAGGTATTTTAATCATCACTTTGCTTTGAATTCTTTACATGATTCTCTCTTCTACCGTGATGGGTATTTGTATATACTTTAATCTCAAATACAATATATAAATGGGTGTATGCATATTCACTGAAGTAGACAGTTAAAAAGTATATATGGGCATAAGTATATTTACTACTATGGATTACAACATGTGTAGgtattatatatgtacatatagccCTCTGGAGTCTGAACTACTGGATATTTGTGTACAGTCAACTCCTTTGGGACCTCATCCTCCTTCCCTAAGAGAATTAAGAGAATCAAAGTTTGTATACatgaacaaaaaaatatttttttatcagtGATTAGATCTTTAATAAATTCTGCAACTATTCCTCTATAGTTACCAAGAATAATGAATTGTATTTCATCTTTTGCTTCACATCAAACTCATTTCATTTCTTTCCATCAAAATTATTGTGGATTCTCTGTTCCTACCGTATCTTCTCTAGAAGAAAATTGATGTGGTAATTGTGTATAAATTCTTTAAGTGCGTGTCTGATAATTTGTACACATGTTATTTCAATGGTTGTGTATACATTCTTTGTGTGTTTGATGATTTATGCATATGTTATTGCAGTGTGAAGACATGAGTATTGTAGAGAGAAAACTGCAAAAGATGAGCATAAAATATATCAAGAGAACATTAGAGGAAGGAGGAGCTATAATAGAGCAGACGTTTTTCCATGACCCAGATGGCTTCATGATAGAGATTTGCAACTGTGAAAGGCTAACTCTGGTACCTCTCTGCCATTGTAGTAAAATCAGACTTCCTTCTGATTTGCACAATCCTCCCATCGCTTTAGAGAGTGCAGAATGTGATACTTGAATCCAtacaaaatatacatatatatacaaagagTTCACATTTAAGGGGTGATTTAAGGAGCTCTTCTTTTGGTTTGATATGGGTGGGGCACAATTAATGCTTAGCTGCTTTGGGCATTTCACTGTCATTCTCCACTTGGGGTGAAGATTGTAAGCTGGTGTTTGAGGTCAATGCATAAAAAAACAATTTATTTGAGCACTTTGGATCTATACAATGAAATACAGAAAATTTGTCTTTAAATTCTGTAAGATGAGTTGGCAGATGATCTAAATCCAAGGTATACAACGCATGTTGAACGTGATGCATTGAATTTGGTATATATGAGGTGCACAAATTTTGTTAATATTTTGACATTGGATTTAACATGCTTGACTAGCTCGATTTGAATatcttttttaaaaattattacacATTAAACATGTGTGagtttcttgcaatttcttgttgGCATGTTTTGAATGATCTCGACTatctatatttatattcaattcttCTCGTAATAAACGTGTTAATAATTGATTATTGCAAGCTTTTTTAAATCTTCACCAAGCTTTTTATATCATGACGATGTTTTAAGTCATCCTTTTTGTTTATTGTGCTGGGTTTTCAAAATGGTGAAAATTGTATACCTTCACTTTTCTGCCCAGTGCTTTGACTCGTTTTAATTACAATAATGAGTGTAAAATTGGTAAATGTCCATTTAATTTGATTTTATCTGTTGACTGTATTGAATCAACATGGTGGGTGTGGACATGATTTTGGAAATTTGCAGCCAGTGAGACAGTTATCAATGCATTGCGTTTGTTTGAATTGAAAGTTTAGAGTATCACTCTAAACACACTGTTTGCTCCTAGTCTTCGTTTGAGACAAATTATTGAATTATAAAATGAACTTATCAATGGTGTTTATTGACACCgtcattttttatttacaaaatatagttttcaaaatatggaaggaaggCCAAAACATTAGGTCCCATAGCAGTAAAGTCCTTTTTTACCCTTTTGGCAACCTTTTATCTTTCAAGTCTtccttaaaaatgtttttttttcatcTTTCTACAACCATCTTCTACTCTACAaatacaaaatttttaaaattctttttggacattttacatttttcaatttGTAATTGTAAGGCAATCTACTCTATACATCTATACATTTTTTACTAATCCATATTGGTCCTCTCACCCTCCTATTTGTAATTGATCATCTTATACAGGTGGAAACAGAGAGAAATGGCTTATCatatttgtcattttgtcctttgttaGGATTTGTTTATAGATTGGTCTCTCAACTAGTTTGTTAGGAACAACTAGGATTTGTTTATAGATTTCTCTTTCAACTAGTTGTTTCAATTAGTTGCTTGTGTCAATTTTGTTTAGGAATGGTTTTTAAGTTCTTTTGATAGGATTTGTTTATAGATTGGTCTCTCAACTAGTTGTTTCACAACAATTAGTTGTTTGTGTAGTTTTTGTTTCAATTAATTGTTTGTATAGATTTTGTTTCTTTGTTAGTTTGTAGCGATAATATTCAAATCGTCAATGGGAATGCACACATTGAGAAAAAAGGAATTTCTATTGGGTTATTGGGTTATGGTTGTAACATATGGATTTTGAAGGGATTTAATTAGATGCTTTTGATGGAACTATCTTGGACTCATTAAAAGGAAATGCACAAGAATGCACAATCTTACGTTACCTTCCTGCATGTTAGGTCTTCTATTTATAATTATAGTGGTTGTTTCTTAAATCTGGGTTAGGATAAAAATGGATCTTTGGGTACGTTACCTTCTATTCATAATCATATAATCATATTGGTTGTTTTATAAATGACCTCTTCCAACTAGTTATACTTACCTTCTCTTTTATTCTCTTTTATAGATTGGTAGAGACATTTCAATCTAATATGATATATTGATTGGAAATTGACGTCCTCTTATTCATTTTAGGTAGATATTATTCTCCTAGTTTATGTCTAGGATAGGGATTCTATTTAGAtccttttggatttttttgaatgtAACAAAGTTGGATGACATTTTAAAGGGAAATGCATAATGGGGAAGTTTGAAATATAATCTTCATTGGGTTCAAGTTAAGTAAACATTCTCTCAACTTATAAAGGATCATCAAAATATTTAGAGGAGAAAATATAGCAATATCTTGACAATTATTGAGGAGATATATTAACAACTAGTTATTAAAGTTAGCAAGTGGTCCTATGCTACAATTAAaagaattaaatggttaattatGTGGGAAAAATTAGTATCGAATTCTCATTGATCTAGTTGTCTCACCCATCGTAGAGCATCATGCAAGCATATATAATATATCTAAATCCAAGATGGTGCCTAATTTAATTTGGAATCCTTTTGGAATATTATAGAATTTGGGGGATTTACCATCATATTTAGTACGCACTttaatcattttttatattttaaacacATTGTCACTTTCTTCAATCAAGGTTCAAAGACTCATAACATTGTGACATATGAGAAGCTTCTAAAGACATCTTTCTTACCCATATTTCTTTTAGGAACAGGAAGATATTTTGCACATATATTTTGATTTGTCTTTTCTAGAGGGGGAACATTTTTTTGATTATCTTGAATCACTTTTAGTGTTATCTTGAATCATTTTTGGCGTTTTATGTTGAACATCCACCTTTAGGAAGATATTTCTTAcatatatttggatttgtttcatctgaaggggaggaacattgtttgatTATCTTGAATCATTTTTAGTGTTTTATGTTGAACATCTACCATTAGCGCAAGAGGCTCTACATTTAGGGAGGTCACCTAGCTTTctctcttcattctctcttcttcaTTCTCTCTTATGGGTAAATTTTTATATTGCACAAGGTCTTATTATTCTCATTTATTAGAGTATATTTCATGGTTTTGCTTCTCTTTTGGAGAATATATTTTTCCAACAGGTTTTCTCTGTTTTTCTACTTGTGAAATATTTATTTATGTATGGGTATCTCATCAAACcttgtagtcaggacccatctttgtGTATTGTATGCTTTCTTTTCCTCTTAAATTTCACTTGACAACATACGTCACTTTAAGTTTATTTATGGCACTTTCGAGGCATTTTCACTTTATGTATCATTTCATAAGATTGTGACACTTTTCATCTACAAATGAAGCTTTCCACGAATAAGGATGTTCAAATAAGAATCTTGAAAAATTTGCATGGGCATAATGATAGAGCTACTCAATACCGTTTCAACAgtacaaaaatcacaaaaaaaaatgaatattgtagAAAAAAATATGAGCTCAAAAATCTAAAATAGAAAAATTGACTTTAATCAACAATAAAATTCACCCACAGAACAATCTAAAAAAATCAATTGCACCACTACAAAGTACTTGGAATCTGCTTTTCGATGATATTTATTTGCAAAAAATAGACTCCATTATTCCAAATAAAAAAATTCCTTGTGGGGTTCAAAGGGGGCTACAAAATAAATGCCGAACACCTAAGCACCTAATCCTTCTATATGACCACGACCTGCAAATTTTCAAAAAAGAGTGGTCTGTCGGAATGCCACCAACGGAGTGGGGAAACTTGGGCGAAGGTGGCACAATATGGTGGTAGGCGAGTGGCGGCTCCTACATGCTCCAATTTCATGGAGGCTAAAAAAAAAACCCCATAATGATGTGATGTAATGCAGACACAAGGTGCACAAAATATAAGGATGATGCAAGGTGACGCATGGAGCTGAATATGCACAAGAGTATTCTTAAAATATGTCGATGATATAGGTGATTCATGCTATTTTGTATGGACCGTATAGCCAAGTACAAAAGTATGGATTTGTACAATTAAAAAAGGGGTGACATTTTCCCTTAATTCTTGGGTGACAGTGacaaaaattgatgatttgataggcaTTCCTAGGGTTCTCAGGCCTTTCAAATGGGCGGtggctattctggtttcaaaaatgCACTAACATACCAAAAAAAGTAGCATAACATGCAGTTACAGGGGCATTACAGATCATTGATCGTGAAAGCGACGATTGTGATTTTTTGGGTGTGTCAATAACACGAACGTTTTTTGAGCTAGAATAGCTGTGTCCCTCCAAATGTAATGGAAGGGTATGTTTTGGCTCAATCTGCTTAAAAAATTTGGCTTCAAATGAAATGAAAGATGATCTTGAATTTCTAAGCCACCTTGGACTTAATTATTAGCTTATATCTCCTCTAACATGTGCCAAAAATAAGCTACAATGAGACCCACAAAAGATTCTCATTTTGTGATAGCTCTACCCTTAGATCTATACAGGGTTTTGCATGGCCATCGGAGATGTAGACTCCAAGATCAATGGCAAAAACAATGATGCCTTTTGGAcaatagagtatgcaatatattGATCT
This genomic stretch from Cryptomeria japonica chromosome 8, Sugi_1.0, whole genome shotgun sequence harbors:
- the LOC131074196 gene encoding glyoxylase I 4, producing MMKEIENGVEEEEEEPLPLWALNHVSLLCTSVVDSMEFYQKVLGFVPIKRPGTFNFGGAWLFNYGVGIHLVESKKPDFPPKKELNPIDNHISFQCEDMSIVERKLQKMSIKYIKRTLEEGGAIIEQTFFHDPDGFMIEICNCERLTLVPLCHCSKIRLPSDLHNPPIALESAECDT